One genomic window of Sodaliphilus pleomorphus includes the following:
- the mazG gene encoding nucleoside triphosphate pyrophosphohydrolase: MPNHSKEEKLKAMGELLDVIDTLRQKCPWDSAQTPESLRPNTIEEVMELSEAIVAGDGQNVRKELGDVLLHVLMLAKMGDEKGQYDIADVCNSLREKLIFRHPHIYGQATARTAQEVSDNWELIKLKEKNGNKTVLGGVPRSLPSLIKAERIQEKAAHVGFDWPNRDEVWDKVREEEREVEAEFKQGHEVDREKEFGDLLFAVVNAARLYGVRPDTALEKTNLKFIARFNHIEQEAHKRGKNLNEMTLDEMDALWNEAKKMHLGE; this comes from the coding sequence ATGCCAAATCATAGCAAAGAAGAAAAATTGAAGGCAATGGGAGAGCTGCTCGACGTGATCGACACCCTGAGGCAAAAATGCCCCTGGGACTCGGCACAGACACCCGAGAGCCTGCGCCCCAACACCATCGAAGAAGTGATGGAACTCTCAGAGGCCATTGTGGCCGGCGACGGGCAAAACGTGCGCAAGGAGCTGGGCGATGTGCTCCTGCACGTGCTGATGCTGGCCAAGATGGGCGACGAGAAGGGGCAATATGACATTGCCGACGTGTGCAACTCGCTGCGCGAGAAGCTCATCTTTCGGCACCCGCACATCTACGGCCAGGCCACGGCTCGCACTGCTCAAGAGGTGAGCGACAACTGGGAGCTCATCAAGCTGAAAGAGAAAAACGGCAACAAGACCGTGCTGGGCGGCGTGCCCCGCAGCCTGCCGTCGCTCATCAAGGCCGAGCGCATCCAGGAGAAGGCAGCCCACGTGGGCTTTGACTGGCCCAACCGCGACGAGGTGTGGGACAAGGTGCGTGAGGAGGAGCGCGAGGTAGAGGCCGAGTTCAAGCAAGGCCACGAGGTAGACCGCGAGAAGGAATTTGGCGATCTGCTCTTTGCCGTGGTCAACGCCGCCCGCCTTTATGGCGTGCGCCCCGACACAGCTCTCGAGAAAACCAACCTCAAGTTTATCGCCCGTTTCAACCACATCGAGCAAGAGGCACACAAGCGCGGCAAGAACCTCAACGAGATGACCCTCGACGAGATGGACGCCTTGTGGAACGAAGCCAAAAAAATGCACCTGGGCGAATGA